A single genomic interval of Drosophila virilis strain 15010-1051.87 chromosome 2, Dvir_AGI_RSII-ME, whole genome shotgun sequence harbors:
- the LOC6632253 gene encoding uncharacterized protein: MKHQQVVVDYWTMLKTSALCILLAITGFIFLRMVQTIFWLPKRFKQNQERLEAIAKQYGKDMDPEERAEIEKIFDSNEPLTEEQINKLLDGSRPADAEPKKQQ, translated from the exons ATGAAGCATCAGCAAGTTGTTGTGGACTATTGGACCATGTTGAAGACGTCTGCACTCTGCATATTGTTGGCCATAACGGGCTTTATATTCCTCAG AATGGTGCAAACGATATTTTGGCTGCCCAAACGTTTCAAGCAGAACCAGGAGCGACTGGAAGCCATAGCCAAGCAATATGGCAAGGACATGGATCCGGAGGAGCGTGCCGAAATTGAAAAGATCTTCGACAGCAACGAGCCCCTAACAGAGGAGCAGATAAATAAGCTGCTCGATGGCTCCAGGCCCGCAGACGCAGAGCCCAAGAAGCAGCAATAG